The Myxococcales bacterium genome has a segment encoding these proteins:
- a CDS encoding site-2 protease family protein: MSASVPVSARPTGLVNGFLFLATVLTTTATGALHVHADGRIAPIADGLPFSVPLLAILLCHEFGHYFAARRHGVPASLPYFVPLPPWFGFLGTMGAVIRMPESPADRRKLFDIAVAGPLAGLVVAIPVLIYGLSKSPVLPMSPLALQEGNSLLYLGLKYLQTGRWLPDGVYDVQLHPTAFAGWAGLLLTMLNLLPFGQLDGGHAMVARFGNTYPGLSVRLHKLMLVFAVGAFAFTYVVTSRAIAAGGMPTDGQGTPLLSPGELALSAGMFWVLWFAVVRLLRRLGGGVEHPPVESVPLGRVRKAVFVLVSLLFVSIFMPIPVRVSVGPPVVGPGPASAKVLGSQASPPPTSPKP; this comes from the coding sequence TTGAGCGCGTCCGTCCCCGTTTCCGCGAGGCCCACCGGGCTCGTCAATGGATTTTTGTTCCTGGCGACGGTGCTCACCACCACAGCCACCGGAGCTCTGCACGTCCACGCGGACGGACGGATCGCGCCCATCGCCGACGGCCTGCCGTTTTCGGTGCCTCTCCTCGCGATCCTGCTCTGTCACGAGTTTGGCCATTACTTCGCGGCCCGCCGTCACGGTGTGCCCGCCTCTCTGCCGTACTTCGTACCGTTGCCGCCTTGGTTCGGGTTTCTCGGCACCATGGGAGCCGTCATTCGCATGCCTGAATCTCCCGCGGATCGTCGCAAGCTCTTCGACATCGCGGTGGCAGGGCCCCTCGCGGGACTCGTGGTGGCGATTCCGGTGCTGATCTATGGCCTTTCGAAGTCGCCCGTGTTGCCCATGAGCCCCTTGGCGCTCCAGGAAGGCAACTCGTTGCTGTACCTCGGCCTCAAATACCTGCAGACGGGGCGGTGGCTTCCCGACGGTGTCTACGACGTCCAATTGCATCCCACGGCCTTTGCGGGCTGGGCGGGTCTCTTGCTCACCATGCTGAACCTTTTGCCCTTCGGACAACTGGACGGGGGACATGCGATGGTGGCGCGCTTCGGAAACACGTACCCGGGCTTGTCAGTGCGACTCCACAAGCTGATGCTGGTGTTTGCCGTGGGCGCGTTTGCGTTCACCTACGTCGTGACGTCTCGGGCGATTGCGGCAGGCGGGATGCCCACGGACGGTCAGGGCACGCCGCTTCTCTCGCCAGGCGAACTGGCCTTGTCGGCAGGGATGTTCTGGGTGCTCTGGTTCGCCGTGGTGCGCCTGCTGCGGCGCTTGGGCGGAGGGGTCGAACACCCACCCGTGGAATCCGTGCCGCTCGGCCGTGTGCGCAAGGCGGTGTTCGTCCTGGTGAGCTTGCTGTTCGTGAGCATCTTCATGCCCATCCCCGTGCGGGTGTCCGTCGGCCCTCCGGTCGTCGGCCCGGGGCCTGCTTCGGCGAAGGTGCTCGGCTCGCAGGCGTCGCCACCGCCCACGTCCCCCAAGCCCTGA